From Cellulomonas fimi ATCC 484, a single genomic window includes:
- the sucC gene encoding ADP-forming succinate--CoA ligase subunit beta, with amino-acid sequence MDLFEYQARDIFEKHGVPVLGGIVATTPDEAREAATRLLPAEGGVVVVKAQVKTGGRGKAGGVKLARSADEAAEKAGEILGMDIKGHTVHRVMIAAGAKIAQEFYFSLLLDRAERRYLAMASVEGGMEIEQLAVERPEALARVAVDPRTGIDQAKADEIVAAAGFAPEIAGEVADVLQKLWLVYRDEDATLVEVNPLVLTEDGEVVALDGKVTLDANADFRHADHEALEDKAAADPLEARAKEKDLNYVKLDGEVGIIGNGAGLVMSTLDVVAYAGEAHGGVKPANFLDIGGGASAEVMAAGLDIILTDPQVKSVFVNVFGGITACDAVANGIVAALEILGDEASKPLVVRLDGNNVLEGRRILADAGHPLVTLADTMDGGADEAARLAHAAA; translated from the coding sequence GTGGACCTGTTCGAGTACCAGGCACGTGACATCTTCGAGAAGCACGGCGTGCCCGTGCTCGGCGGCATCGTCGCCACGACCCCCGACGAGGCCCGCGAGGCCGCGACCCGCCTGCTGCCCGCCGAGGGCGGCGTCGTGGTCGTCAAGGCCCAGGTGAAGACCGGTGGCCGCGGCAAGGCCGGCGGCGTCAAGCTCGCCCGGTCCGCCGACGAGGCGGCTGAGAAGGCCGGCGAGATCCTCGGCATGGACATCAAGGGACACACGGTCCACCGCGTGATGATCGCGGCGGGCGCGAAGATCGCGCAGGAGTTCTACTTCTCGCTGCTGCTGGACCGCGCCGAGCGCCGCTACCTCGCGATGGCGTCCGTCGAGGGCGGCATGGAGATCGAGCAGCTCGCGGTCGAGCGCCCCGAGGCGCTCGCCAGGGTCGCGGTCGACCCGCGCACCGGCATCGACCAGGCGAAGGCCGACGAGATCGTCGCCGCCGCGGGCTTCGCGCCCGAGATCGCGGGCGAGGTCGCGGACGTCCTGCAGAAGCTCTGGCTCGTCTACCGTGACGAGGACGCCACGCTCGTCGAGGTCAACCCGCTGGTCCTCACGGAGGACGGCGAGGTCGTCGCGCTCGACGGCAAGGTCACCCTCGACGCCAACGCGGACTTCCGGCACGCCGACCACGAGGCGCTCGAGGACAAGGCCGCCGCCGACCCGCTCGAGGCGCGCGCCAAGGAGAAGGACCTCAACTACGTCAAGCTCGACGGCGAGGTCGGCATCATCGGCAACGGCGCGGGGCTCGTCATGAGCACGCTCGACGTCGTGGCGTACGCGGGCGAGGCGCACGGCGGCGTCAAGCCCGCCAACTTCCTCGACATCGGCGGCGGCGCCTCCGCGGAGGTCATGGCCGCGGGCCTCGACATCATCCTCACGGACCCGCAGGTCAAGTCGGTGTTCGTCAACGTCTTCGGCGGCATCACCGCGTGCGACGCGGTCGCGAACGGCATCGTCGCGGCGCTCGAGATCCTCGGTGACGAGGCGTCGAAGCCGCTGGTCGTGCGCCTCGACGGCAACAACGTGCTGGAGGGCCGCCGCATCCTCGCGGACGCGGGCCACCCGCTCGTCACGCTCGCCGACACCATGGACGGCGGCGCCGACGAGGCCGCCCGCCTGGCGCACGCCGCCGCCTGA
- the sucD gene encoding succinate--CoA ligase subunit alpha, producing MAIFLTEASKVIVQGMTGSEGTKHTTRMLASGTNVVGGVNPRKAGTTQSFGDVDVPVFGSVAEAIEKTGADVSVIFVPPAHTKGAVVEAVDAGIPLVVIITEGVPVADTAEFFSYAQAKGVRLVGPNCPGLISPGKSNVGIIPADITGPGRVGLVSKSGTLTYQMMYELRDFGFSTAIGIGGDPIIGTTHIDALAAFEADPETEVIVMIGEIGGDAEERAAAYIREHVTKPVVGYVAGFTAPEGKTMGHAGAIVSGSSGTAQAKKEALEAAGVKVGKTPSETAALARELLTRA from the coding sequence ATGGCGATCTTCCTCACCGAGGCGTCCAAGGTCATCGTCCAGGGCATGACCGGCTCCGAGGGCACCAAGCACACGACGCGCATGCTCGCGTCCGGCACGAACGTCGTCGGCGGCGTGAACCCGCGCAAGGCCGGGACGACCCAGTCGTTCGGCGACGTCGACGTCCCCGTGTTCGGCTCGGTGGCCGAGGCCATCGAGAAGACCGGCGCGGACGTGTCCGTGATCTTCGTGCCGCCCGCGCACACCAAGGGCGCGGTCGTCGAGGCCGTCGACGCGGGCATCCCGCTCGTGGTCATCATCACCGAGGGCGTGCCGGTGGCCGACACCGCGGAGTTCTTCTCCTACGCGCAGGCCAAGGGCGTTCGGCTCGTCGGCCCGAACTGCCCCGGTCTCATCAGCCCCGGGAAGTCGAACGTCGGCATCATCCCGGCGGACATCACCGGCCCGGGCCGCGTGGGCCTCGTGTCGAAGTCCGGCACGCTGACCTACCAGATGATGTACGAGCTGCGGGACTTCGGGTTCTCGACGGCCATCGGCATCGGCGGCGACCCGATCATCGGCACCACGCACATCGACGCGCTCGCGGCGTTCGAGGCGGACCCCGAGACCGAGGTCATCGTCATGATCGGCGAGATCGGCGGCGACGCCGAGGAGCGGGCCGCGGCCTACATCCGCGAGCACGTCACGAAGCCGGTCGTCGGGTACGTCGCGGGCTTCACCGCCCCCGAGGGCAAGACGATGGGCCACGCTGGCGCGATCGTGTCCGGCTCGTCGGGCACGGCGCAGGCCAAGAAGGAGGCGCTCGAGGCCGCGGGTGTGAAGGTCGGCAAGACGCCGTCCGAGACGGCCGCCCTCGCGCGCGAGCTGCTGACGCGCGCCTGA
- a CDS encoding DUF6350 family protein: MSAAGPPTGRPPVLTRTGRTGAPADRRRSAFFTSALDGAPHWATGALCALQAAVLSLAALTLPAVAAFVATSADPSNDGVGWTQAVRVGGALWLLGHGTPVVVAGTPVTLVPLGLTALAVFTCYASARRSGVARWSGYAAAVGAYLLVAVVVAALHGGGAGTVLRTAVGALLVAGAGLGAGLLRRPGAPSGRELTRPAWSRVAPFARVGAAAGLLATALLLAVAALLVAVWVLAGRATVADVVRGLSLDVVGGVVLAVAELAFLPNLVVWALAWLAGPGFAVGLGSRFAPAEVTTTPLPAVPLLGALPSADAVGPTSVAAPVVLVLVGLVAGVYVHRRLRAERAWHAAATCGVLAVSAGALVALLVSAASGAAGPGRMASVGAHGWAVGGTVALGVLLGSLLVVLPGDALLRAELRRVLRVRSRD; the protein is encoded by the coding sequence ATGAGCGCCGCAGGACCGCCCACGGGCCGGCCGCCCGTGCTGACCCGCACGGGCCGCACGGGTGCACCCGCCGACCGCCGCCGGTCCGCGTTCTTCACGAGCGCGCTCGACGGCGCACCGCACTGGGCGACCGGTGCGCTGTGCGCGCTGCAGGCCGCGGTCCTCTCGCTCGCGGCCCTGACGCTGCCCGCCGTCGCCGCGTTCGTCGCGACGTCCGCCGACCCGAGCAACGACGGCGTCGGCTGGACCCAGGCGGTCCGCGTCGGTGGGGCGCTGTGGCTGCTCGGGCACGGGACGCCGGTCGTCGTCGCGGGCACGCCCGTCACGCTCGTGCCGCTCGGGCTGACGGCGCTCGCGGTGTTCACCTGCTACGCGTCCGCGCGCCGGTCGGGCGTCGCGCGCTGGTCCGGGTACGCCGCGGCGGTGGGCGCCTACCTCCTGGTCGCCGTCGTCGTCGCGGCCCTGCACGGCGGTGGCGCGGGCACGGTCCTGCGGACCGCCGTCGGCGCGCTGCTCGTCGCGGGTGCGGGACTCGGTGCCGGGCTGCTGCGGCGCCCGGGGGCGCCGTCGGGACGCGAGCTCACGCGGCCCGCGTGGTCGCGCGTCGCGCCGTTCGCCCGGGTCGGCGCCGCGGCGGGACTGCTCGCGACCGCCCTGCTCCTTGCCGTGGCCGCACTGCTGGTCGCCGTGTGGGTGCTCGCCGGGCGGGCCACCGTCGCCGACGTGGTGCGCGGGCTCAGCCTCGACGTCGTCGGCGGCGTGGTCCTCGCGGTGGCCGAGCTGGCGTTCCTGCCGAACCTCGTCGTCTGGGCGCTCGCGTGGCTGGCCGGGCCCGGGTTCGCGGTGGGGCTCGGCAGCCGGTTCGCCCCGGCCGAGGTCACGACCACCCCGCTGCCGGCCGTCCCGCTGCTCGGCGCGCTGCCGTCCGCCGACGCGGTCGGCCCGACGTCGGTGGCCGCGCCCGTGGTGCTCGTGCTCGTGGGTCTCGTCGCCGGCGTCTACGTGCACCGGCGGCTGCGTGCCGAACGGGCGTGGCACGCGGCCGCGACGTGCGGCGTGCTCGCCGTGAGCGCGGGGGCGCTGGTCGCCCTGCTCGTGTCCGCGGCGAGCGGCGCCGCGGGGCCGGGGCGGATGGCGTCCGTGGGAGCGCACGGGTGGGCGGTCGGCGGGACCGTCGCCCTCGGTGTCCTGCTGGGGAGCCTGCTCGTGGTCCTGCCCGGCGACGCGCTGCTGCGCGCCGAGCTGCGGCGCGTGCTCCGCGTGCGCTCCCGGGACTGA
- the purN gene encoding phosphoribosylglycinamide formyltransferase yields the protein MTPGAPETSARPGPADDRPATRASGRIVVLVSGTGSNLAALLAAHDDPAFGGRVVGVVSDRPGIRALDIARDAGVPTAVVSLKDFPDRAAWDVAMAEAMAVFSPDLVVHAGFMKILGAPSLQRFGGRMVNTHPALLPSFPGAHGVRDALAYGVKVTGCSVIVIDAGVDSGPILAQEAVPVLPGDDEATLHERIKVVERRLLVDCVGRIVREGLHVEGRTAVIGPPA from the coding sequence GTGACTCCCGGCGCACCCGAGACCTCCGCCCGCCCCGGCCCGGCCGACGACCGACCGGCCACCCGGGCGTCCGGCCGCATCGTCGTGCTCGTGTCCGGCACAGGGTCCAACCTCGCGGCCCTGCTCGCCGCCCACGACGACCCCGCGTTCGGCGGGCGGGTCGTGGGCGTGGTGTCGGACCGGCCCGGGATCCGCGCGCTCGACATCGCGCGCGACGCGGGCGTGCCGACCGCCGTCGTGTCGCTCAAGGACTTCCCGGACCGCGCCGCGTGGGACGTCGCCATGGCCGAGGCGATGGCCGTGTTCTCGCCCGACCTCGTGGTCCACGCGGGGTTCATGAAGATCCTCGGCGCCCCGTCGCTGCAGCGGTTCGGCGGGCGGATGGTCAACACCCACCCCGCGCTGCTGCCGTCGTTCCCCGGTGCGCACGGCGTGCGCGACGCCCTCGCGTACGGCGTCAAGGTCACGGGCTGCAGCGTCATCGTCATCGACGCGGGCGTGGACAGCGGCCCGATCCTCGCGCAGGAGGCCGTGCCGGTGCTGCCGGGCGACGACGAGGCCACGCTGCACGAGCGGATCAAGGTCGTCGAGCGCCGGCTGCTCGTGGACTGCGTCGGGCGCATCGTGCGCGAGGGGCTGCACGTCGAGGGACGCACCGCCGTCATCGGACCGCCCGCCTGA
- the purH gene encoding bifunctional phosphoribosylaminoimidazolecarboxamide formyltransferase/IMP cyclohydrolase codes for MSSSATPAAGLSDAARRPVRRALVSVYDKTGLTELAAALHAAGVEIVSTGSTASTVAATGVPVTRVEDLTGFPECLDGRVKTLHPRVHAGILADTRLPEHLAQLEDLGVAPFELVVVNLYPFTATVASGASPDECVEQIDIGGPSMVRAAAKNHPSVAVVVDPARYADVAAAVAAGGFTLAERRALAAQAFAHTAAYDVAVAGWFATDYAPGEDAFPAFTGATWTRSDVLRYGENPHQAAALYVTADGAAGRGLAGARQLHGKQMSYNNYVDADAAWRAAHDHHAPAVAIIKHANPCGIAVGADVADAHAKAHACDPVSAFGGVIATNRTLTAAAAEQIAPVFTEVVVAPDFEPEAVEVLTRKKNVRLLQVTPLGAAAVEQRPLTGGLLVQQVDRVDAPGDDPTTWTLAAGDAADDATLADLVFAWRAVRAVKSNAILLAADGASVGVGMGQVNRVDSCRLAVERANTGDVERARGAVAASDAFFPFADGLQVLLDAGVRAVVQPGGSVRDEEVVAAAQAAGVTLYLTGTRHFAH; via the coding sequence ATGTCCTCCTCCGCCACCCCTGCCGCCGGGCTCTCCGACGCCGCCCGTCGCCCGGTCCGCCGCGCGCTCGTCAGCGTCTACGACAAGACCGGCCTGACCGAGCTGGCGGCCGCCCTGCACGCCGCGGGCGTCGAGATCGTGTCGACCGGCTCGACGGCGTCGACGGTCGCCGCCACGGGCGTGCCCGTCACGCGCGTCGAGGACCTCACCGGGTTCCCGGAGTGCCTCGACGGCCGGGTCAAGACGCTGCACCCCCGCGTGCACGCCGGGATCCTCGCCGACACGCGGCTGCCGGAGCACCTCGCGCAGCTCGAGGACCTGGGTGTCGCGCCGTTCGAGCTGGTCGTCGTCAACCTGTACCCGTTCACCGCGACGGTCGCCTCGGGTGCGTCGCCCGACGAGTGCGTCGAGCAGATCGACATCGGCGGGCCGTCGATGGTGCGCGCCGCGGCCAAGAACCACCCGAGCGTGGCCGTCGTCGTCGACCCCGCGCGGTACGCCGACGTCGCGGCGGCCGTCGCCGCGGGTGGCTTCACGCTCGCCGAGCGCCGCGCGCTGGCCGCGCAGGCGTTCGCGCACACGGCCGCCTACGACGTCGCCGTCGCGGGCTGGTTCGCGACCGACTACGCGCCGGGCGAGGACGCGTTCCCCGCGTTCACGGGTGCCACCTGGACGCGGTCGGACGTGCTGCGCTACGGCGAGAACCCCCACCAGGCGGCCGCGCTGTACGTGACCGCGGACGGCGCTGCGGGTCGCGGGCTCGCGGGTGCGCGCCAGCTGCACGGCAAGCAGATGAGCTACAACAACTACGTCGACGCGGACGCGGCGTGGCGCGCGGCGCACGACCACCACGCCCCGGCCGTGGCGATCATCAAGCACGCCAACCCGTGCGGGATCGCGGTCGGCGCCGACGTCGCCGACGCGCACGCCAAGGCCCACGCGTGCGACCCCGTGTCGGCGTTCGGGGGCGTCATCGCGACCAACCGCACGCTCACGGCGGCCGCAGCGGAGCAGATCGCCCCGGTGTTCACCGAGGTCGTCGTCGCGCCCGACTTCGAGCCGGAGGCGGTCGAGGTCCTGACGCGCAAGAAGAACGTGCGGCTGCTGCAGGTCACGCCGCTCGGTGCCGCGGCCGTCGAGCAGCGCCCGCTGACCGGCGGCCTGCTCGTGCAGCAGGTGGACCGGGTGGACGCGCCCGGCGACGACCCGACCACGTGGACCCTCGCCGCCGGCGACGCCGCCGACGACGCCACCCTCGCGGACCTCGTGTTCGCCTGGCGGGCCGTGCGCGCCGTGAAGTCGAACGCCATCCTGCTCGCCGCAGACGGTGCGTCCGTCGGCGTCGGCATGGGCCAGGTCAACCGCGTCGACTCCTGCCGCCTGGCCGTCGAGCGCGCCAACACGGGCGACGTCGAGCGCGCGCGCGGCGCCGTCGCGGCGTCCGACGCGTTCTTCCCGTTCGCCGACGGGCTGCAGGTCCTGCTCGACGCGGGCGTGCGCGCGGTCGTGCAGCCGGGCGGCTCGGTGCGCGACGAGGAGGTCGTCGCGGCGGCGCAGGCCGCGGGCGTCACGCTGTACCTCACGGGCACGCGCCACTTCGCGCACTGA
- a CDS encoding NAD(P)/FAD-dependent oxidoreductase codes for MTTRTSSDDQPHVTPPPVRAAAPVPRDVVVVGAGLAATQTVAALRERGFDGRVVVLGAEGVAPYDRPPLSKHLLDRPGPTWLTDEIGTDVTVLADEVHLDRPARGLRVDAAGVAVGTDTGEVTADAVVVASGARAVRPAGWEAALTLHTAADADRLRATVGPGRRLVVVGAGWIGAEVAGVVAAAGGEVTVVEAAASPLSVALGTAVGALTVPWYARAGVRLVTGAQVVEVRPDAVRLADGTVLAADAVLAAVGARPATAWLGDALPREPDGSLRVDASLAVVGAPRHVRAVGDVALRRSARHGWVPGGHWDGALRTPAALAADLVGDPAPAEDVAPYVFSTQLGHELALFGLPGAADDVELRGDPADDAGWTALWFRPGTGTCTAVLTVDRPRDVGAARRLFAGAALPRLDRGLARDAGRALREAALA; via the coding sequence GTGACGACCAGGACCTCCTCGGACGACCAGCCGCACGTCACACCGCCACCGGTCCGCGCAGCCGCCCCCGTGCCGCGCGACGTCGTCGTCGTCGGCGCCGGCCTGGCCGCCACCCAGACCGTCGCGGCGCTGCGCGAGCGGGGGTTCGACGGCCGCGTCGTCGTCCTCGGCGCCGAGGGGGTGGCCCCCTACGACCGCCCGCCGCTGTCCAAGCACCTGCTCGACCGGCCCGGCCCGACGTGGCTGACGGACGAGATCGGCACCGACGTGACCGTCCTCGCCGACGAGGTGCACCTCGACCGGCCGGCGCGTGGTCTGCGCGTCGACGCCGCGGGTGTCGCGGTGGGGACGGACACCGGGGAGGTGACCGCGGACGCGGTCGTCGTCGCCAGCGGAGCCCGCGCCGTGCGGCCCGCCGGGTGGGAGGCCGCGCTCACGCTGCACACCGCTGCGGACGCCGACCGGCTGCGCGCCACCGTCGGGCCCGGGCGCCGGCTGGTCGTCGTGGGTGCCGGCTGGATCGGCGCGGAGGTCGCGGGTGTCGTCGCGGCGGCCGGTGGCGAGGTCACCGTCGTCGAGGCCGCCGCGTCGCCGCTCTCCGTGGCGCTCGGAACCGCGGTCGGCGCGCTCACGGTCCCCTGGTACGCCCGGGCCGGGGTCCGGCTCGTCACGGGGGCGCAGGTCGTCGAGGTCCGGCCCGACGCGGTCCGGCTCGCCGACGGCACGGTGCTCGCCGCCGACGCCGTGCTCGCCGCGGTCGGTGCCCGCCCGGCGACGGCGTGGCTCGGCGACGCCCTGCCCCGTGAGCCCGACGGGTCGCTGCGGGTCGACGCGTCGCTCGCCGTCGTGGGCGCACCTCGGCACGTGCGCGCGGTCGGCGACGTCGCGCTGCGGCGGTCGGCCCGGCACGGCTGGGTGCCCGGCGGGCACTGGGACGGCGCGTTGCGCACGCCCGCGGCGCTGGCCGCAGACCTGGTCGGGGACCCGGCACCGGCCGAGGACGTCGCGCCCTACGTGTTCTCCACGCAGCTCGGCCACGAGCTGGCCCTGTTCGGCCTCCCCGGCGCCGCCGACGACGTGGAGCTGCGCGGCGACCCCGCCGACGACGCCGGGTGGACCGCGCTGTGGTTCCGGCCGGGCACCGGCACGTGCACCGCCGTCCTCACGGTCGACCGCCCGCGCGACGTCGGGGCGGCCCGCCGGCTGTTCGCCGGTGCCGCGCTCCCTCGTCTCGACCGCGGGCTCGCGCGCGACGCCGGCCGGGCCCTGCGCGAGGCGGCCCTCGCCTGA
- a CDS encoding DUF3017 domain-containing protein, with protein MGHEVPKPVQPVPPADPPVPSTGPIPVEEAPLDPRAIARASLDAARNASLWWTAGGVLLTLLVAFATGARAGAYTLAAVLAVCGVVRAVRPSPGPVAVSVRAKPLDLLLLFGAAASIGFLAHVLPGAG; from the coding sequence ATGGGGCACGAGGTCCCGAAGCCGGTGCAACCGGTCCCTCCCGCCGACCCTCCGGTCCCGTCGACGGGCCCGATCCCGGTCGAGGAGGCGCCGCTCGACCCGCGCGCCATCGCCCGGGCCTCGCTCGACGCCGCGCGCAACGCGTCCCTGTGGTGGACGGCCGGCGGTGTGCTGCTGACCCTGCTCGTCGCGTTCGCGACGGGCGCGCGCGCCGGTGCGTACACCCTCGCGGCAGTCCTCGCGGTGTGCGGCGTCGTGCGGGCCGTGCGGCCGTCGCCGGGGCCGGTCGCCGTCTCGGTGCGGGCCAAGCCGCTCGACCTGCTGCTGCTGTTCGGCGCGGCGGCGTCCATCGGCTTCCTCGCGCACGTCCTGCCCGGAGCGGGCTGA
- a CDS encoding aquaporin: MSHDTPDQPADAPRAADPAPGAAAAASADAAAAPSPEAAPAPSLAKQAPVTPPPPAPAPAPADDDLDAYVVPAGTLVAAGPGLLSRFGAEAFGTFVLVLAGIGTALYAGATGAGALAVALAFGVALLAALSAVGHVSGGHFNPAVTFGAALAGRTSWKDVLPYWLAQLLGAAAAAAVLFVVATTLPALTGQERQFFSSAANGFGEHSPIAAQTGEGFSWIGAGLVELVATAVLVGIILGATDRRAKAPAPVAIGLALAALLLVATPVTNGSLNPARSFAAAIFAEGWAWSQMWLFWAAPLLGAAIAALVYRAFAAEPVEDNLLEEDDLYVTTQDTLVVEEHRGA, translated from the coding sequence ATGTCCCACGACACCCCCGACCAGCCCGCCGACGCGCCCCGGGCCGCGGACCCCGCGCCGGGGGCCGCCGCCGCCGCGAGCGCCGACGCCGCCGCCGCGCCGTCCCCGGAGGCCGCTCCCGCGCCGTCGCTCGCGAAGCAGGCCCCCGTGACGCCGCCGCCGCCCGCACCCGCCCCCGCACCCGCGGACGACGACCTCGACGCCTACGTCGTGCCCGCGGGCACGCTCGTCGCGGCCGGACCCGGGCTCCTGTCGCGCTTCGGCGCCGAGGCGTTCGGGACGTTCGTGCTGGTGCTCGCCGGCATCGGCACGGCCCTGTATGCCGGCGCCACGGGCGCAGGGGCGCTCGCCGTGGCGCTCGCGTTCGGTGTCGCGCTGCTCGCGGCGCTGTCCGCCGTCGGGCACGTCTCCGGCGGGCACTTCAACCCGGCCGTGACCTTCGGGGCGGCGCTCGCAGGCCGGACCTCGTGGAAGGACGTGCTGCCGTACTGGCTCGCGCAGCTCCTCGGGGCGGCGGCGGCCGCGGCGGTGCTGTTCGTCGTCGCGACCACGCTGCCCGCCCTCACGGGCCAGGAGCGTCAGTTCTTCTCGTCGGCCGCGAACGGGTTCGGCGAGCACTCGCCGATCGCCGCGCAGACCGGCGAGGGCTTCTCCTGGATCGGCGCGGGCCTCGTCGAGCTCGTCGCCACCGCGGTGCTCGTCGGCATCATCCTCGGCGCCACGGACCGCCGGGCGAAGGCGCCCGCCCCGGTGGCGATCGGCCTCGCGCTCGCCGCGCTGCTCCTCGTCGCCACACCCGTCACCAACGGCTCCCTGAACCCGGCACGGTCGTTCGCGGCGGCGATCTTCGCCGAGGGCTGGGCGTGGAGCCAGATGTGGCTGTTCTGGGCGGCACCCCTGCTCGGCGCGGCGATCGCGGCGCTCGTCTACCGCGCGTTCGCCGCCGAGCCGGTCGAGGACAACCTGCTCGAGGAGGACGACCTGTACGTCACGACGCAGGACACGCTCGTGGTCGAGGAGCACCGCGGCGCCTGA
- a CDS encoding NADP-dependent isocitrate dehydrogenase — protein MAKIKVVGPVVELDGDEMTRIIWQFIKDRLIHPYLDIDLRYYDLSIQNRDATDDQVTIDAAHAIKEHGVGVKCATITPDEARVEEFGLKKMWVSPNGTIRNILGGVVFREPIIISNIPRLVPGWNKPIIIGRHAHGDQYKATNFKVAGAGTLTLTFTPADGSEPIQQQVVTYPETGGVAMGMYNFNESIRDFARASFAYGLQRGYPVYLSTKNTILKAYDGQFKDIFQEVFDEEFAAAFAEKGLTYEHRLIDDTVAAAMKWEGGYVWACKNYDGDVQSDTVAQGFGSLGLMTSVLMTPDGKTVEAEAAHGTVTRHYRQHQQGKPTSTNPIASIFAWTGGLKHRGKLDGTPEVTQFAETLEDVVITTVESGKMTKDLAALIGPEQPWLTTEEFLAALDENLAARLA, from the coding sequence ATGGCGAAGATCAAGGTCGTCGGCCCGGTCGTCGAGCTCGACGGCGACGAGATGACGCGCATCATCTGGCAGTTCATCAAGGACCGCCTGATCCACCCGTACCTCGACATCGACCTGCGGTACTACGACCTGTCGATCCAGAACCGCGACGCCACCGACGACCAGGTGACGATCGACGCGGCGCACGCCATCAAGGAGCACGGCGTCGGCGTGAAGTGCGCGACGATCACGCCCGACGAGGCGCGCGTCGAGGAGTTCGGCCTGAAGAAGATGTGGGTCTCGCCGAACGGCACGATCCGCAACATCCTCGGCGGCGTCGTGTTCCGCGAGCCGATCATCATCAGCAACATCCCGCGCCTGGTCCCGGGCTGGAACAAGCCGATCATCATCGGCCGTCACGCCCACGGCGACCAGTACAAGGCGACGAACTTCAAGGTCGCCGGCGCCGGCACGCTGACGCTGACCTTCACGCCGGCCGACGGCTCCGAGCCGATCCAGCAGCAGGTCGTGACCTACCCGGAGACGGGTGGCGTCGCGATGGGCATGTACAACTTCAACGAGTCGATCCGCGACTTCGCGCGCGCCTCGTTCGCGTACGGCCTGCAGCGCGGCTACCCGGTGTACCTGTCGACGAAGAACACGATCCTCAAGGCCTACGACGGCCAGTTCAAGGACATCTTCCAGGAGGTGTTCGACGAGGAGTTCGCGGCCGCGTTCGCCGAGAAGGGCCTCACCTACGAGCACCGCCTCATCGACGACACGGTCGCCGCGGCCATGAAGTGGGAGGGCGGCTACGTCTGGGCGTGCAAGAACTACGACGGCGACGTGCAGTCCGACACCGTCGCGCAGGGGTTCGGCTCGCTCGGCCTCATGACGTCGGTCCTCATGACGCCCGACGGCAAGACCGTCGAGGCCGAGGCGGCGCACGGCACGGTCACGCGCCACTACCGCCAGCACCAGCAGGGCAAGCCGACGTCGACCAACCCGATCGCGTCGATCTTCGCCTGGACCGGCGGCCTCAAGCACCGGGGCAAGCTCGACGGCACCCCCGAGGTCACGCAGTTCGCGGAGACCCTCGAGGACGTCGTCATCACGACCGTCGAGAGCGGCAAGATGACGAAGGACCTCGCGGCGCTCATCGGCCCCGAGCAGCCGTGGCTGACGACCGAGGAGTTCCTCGCCGCGCTCGACGAGAACCTCGCCGCGCGCCTGGCCTGA
- a CDS encoding malate dehydrogenase translates to MRTCTVNEEAAVPVSQPVNVTVTGAAGQIGYALLFRVASGQLLGPDTPVRLRLLEVPQAVKAAEGTAMELDDCAFPLLAGIDIHDDATAAFDGTNVALLVGARPRTAGMERGDLLSANGGIFGPQGAAINAGAASDVRVLVVGNPANTNAWIAAQHAPDVPADRFTAMTRLDHNRALAQLAARTRSTVSDIQRLAIWGNHSATQYPDLTHATISGRPALEVVDDEAWVRDTFIPTVAKRGAAIIEARGASSAASAANAAIDHVHTWVHGTPEGDWTSAGVVSDGSYGVPEGLVSSFPVTSSGGEWRIVPDLDVDDFSRERIDASVAELVEEREAVRALGLV, encoded by the coding sequence GTGCGCACCTGCACCGTCAACGAGGAGGCCGCCGTGCCCGTCAGCCAGCCTGTCAACGTGACCGTCACGGGAGCCGCCGGCCAGATCGGGTACGCGTTGCTGTTCCGCGTCGCGTCGGGCCAGCTGCTCGGACCGGACACGCCGGTGCGGCTGCGGCTGCTCGAGGTCCCGCAGGCCGTGAAGGCCGCCGAGGGCACCGCGATGGAGCTCGACGACTGCGCGTTCCCGCTGCTCGCGGGCATCGACATCCACGACGACGCGACCGCCGCGTTCGACGGCACGAACGTGGCGCTGCTCGTCGGCGCCCGCCCCCGCACCGCGGGCATGGAGCGCGGCGACCTGCTCAGCGCGAACGGCGGGATCTTCGGCCCGCAGGGCGCCGCGATCAACGCGGGAGCCGCGTCCGACGTGCGCGTCCTCGTCGTGGGCAACCCGGCCAACACGAACGCGTGGATCGCGGCGCAGCACGCGCCCGACGTCCCGGCGGACCGGTTCACCGCGATGACGCGGCTCGACCACAACCGGGCGCTCGCGCAGCTCGCGGCACGGACCCGCTCGACGGTGAGCGACATCCAGCGCCTCGCCATCTGGGGCAACCACTCCGCGACGCAGTACCCGGACCTCACGCACGCGACGATCTCCGGACGCCCGGCGCTCGAGGTCGTCGACGACGAGGCGTGGGTGCGGGACACGTTCATCCCGACGGTCGCCAAGCGCGGTGCGGCGATCATCGAGGCGCGCGGTGCGTCGTCGGCCGCGTCGGCGGCGAACGCCGCGATCGACCACGTGCACACCTGGGTGCACGGCACCCCCGAGGGCGACTGGACGTCGGCGGGCGTCGTGTCCGACGGCTCCTACGGCGTGCCCGAGGGGCTCGTGTCGTCGTTCCCGGTGACGTCCTCGGGCGGCGAGTGGCGGATCGTGCCGGACCTCGACGTCGACGACTTCTCCCGCGAGCGGATCGACGCCTCCGTCGCGGAGCTCGTCGAGGAGCGCGAGGCGGTCCGCGCGCTGGGGCTCGTCTGA